In Synergistaceae bacterium, a single genomic region encodes these proteins:
- a CDS encoding ABC transporter ATP-binding protein, with product MTTGKILEIKHLKKYFPLKNRLVVKAIDDVDLELREGETLGLVGESGSGKSTIAYMLVGMYEATEGDIVYKGEKLAGLYRTPRQKGEIQIVFQDPGSSLNPKRTVRKSLMVPLTVHDKELSKEQMYKRTEELLEEVGLPGDFADKYPHALGGGERQLISVARALASRPSLIVLDEPTSALDVSIQAKVIGKLVKLQRERNLSYLFITHDLSLMRNVADRVAILYLGRMCEQARTSEFFQNPRHPYTQMLLSSIPVATVEEEKLKSEKIISSGEIPSPVNVPQGCAFHLRCREKMPICQQTRPQMREISPGHSVCCHLYSSPEESCIPEESCIIVG from the coding sequence ATGACGACAGGAAAAATACTTGAAATCAAACACTTGAAGAAATATTTCCCCTTGAAAAATCGCCTTGTGGTGAAGGCCATCGACGACGTGGACTTGGAGCTGCGCGAGGGAGAAACCCTGGGTCTGGTGGGGGAATCCGGGTCTGGCAAGAGCACCATCGCCTACATGCTGGTGGGGATGTACGAGGCGACGGAGGGCGACATCGTCTACAAGGGGGAAAAACTCGCCGGGCTTTACCGTACTCCGCGGCAAAAGGGAGAAATCCAGATCGTCTTTCAGGACCCTGGATCCTCCCTTAACCCCAAGCGAACGGTGCGTAAAAGTCTGATGGTGCCGCTGACCGTTCACGATAAGGAACTCTCGAAAGAACAAATGTACAAGAGGACCGAAGAACTGTTGGAAGAGGTGGGACTACCGGGTGACTTCGCGGACAAGTACCCTCACGCTTTGGGAGGCGGAGAACGTCAATTGATCTCCGTGGCCCGCGCTCTTGCCTCGCGCCCATCTCTGATCGTTCTCGACGAGCCCACCTCGGCTCTGGACGTTTCGATTCAAGCCAAAGTTATTGGGAAGCTGGTGAAGCTTCAGCGCGAGCGAAATCTTTCTTATCTTTTCATTACCCATGATCTGAGTCTCATGCGCAATGTGGCCGACCGCGTGGCGATTTTGTACTTGGGCCGGATGTGCGAGCAGGCGCGAACCTCGGAGTTTTTTCAGAACCCCCGCCATCCCTACACCCAGATGTTGCTCTCCTCGATACCGGTTGCAACGGTCGAAGAAGAGAAGCTGAAGTCCGAGAAGATTATCTCCTCCGGTGAAATCCCCAGCCCCGTCAACGTGCCCCAAGGATGCGCTTTCCACCTGCGCTGCCGGGAAAAGATGCCTATCTGCCAGCAAACGCGCCCTCAAATGCGGGAAATTTCGCCCGGTCATTCGGTTTGCTGTCACCTTTATTCAAGCCCGGAGGAGAGTTGCATTCCGGAGGAGAGTTGCATTATAGTAGGATAA